From Alkaliphilus flagellatus, the proteins below share one genomic window:
- a CDS encoding LysM peptidoglycan-binding domain-containing protein codes for MYYQQRTCPTGTTPYTIRAGDTFFAISRRFNVSLDALIAANPGVDPDRLFIGQIICVPGPTPPPVSPCPTLRLGSRGPSVTQLQQLLRNAGYDPGPIDGIFGSRTQAAVMAFQRDMHIAVDGIVGRQTWTALGVNCGITPPPTTCPAGTTPYTIRAGDTFFSLARRFNTTVDAIIRANPNVNPDALRIGQIICIPRA; via the coding sequence ATGTACTATCAACAACGCACATGCCCTACTGGAACAACTCCGTATACTATTAGAGCTGGAGATACATTTTTTGCAATATCTAGAAGATTCAACGTGTCACTTGATGCCCTAATAGCAGCTAACCCTGGTGTTGATCCAGATAGGTTGTTTATTGGTCAAATAATTTGTGTACCAGGACCCACTCCACCACCTGTCAGTCCATGCCCTACTTTAAGACTTGGTAGTAGAGGTCCTTCTGTTACTCAGCTTCAACAGCTTTTAAGAAATGCTGGTTATGATCCAGGACCTATAGATGGTATTTTTGGATCTAGAACCCAAGCAGCAGTTATGGCTTTCCAAAGAGATATGCATATTGCTGTAGATGGAATAGTAGGTAGACAAACTTGGACTGCACTTGGTGTAAATTGTGGTATTACACCACCACCAACTACTTGCCCTGCTGGAACAACCCCTTATACTATAAGAGCGGGAGACACTTTCTTTAGCCTTGCTAGAAGGTTCAATACAACAGTAGATGCAATAATAAGAGCTAACCCGAATGTAAACCCAGATGCTCTAAGAATCGGTCAAATAATTTGTATACCAAGAGCTTAA